A stretch of DNA from Candidatus Pantoea bituminis:
AGTGGCTTCAGGTTGTGTTTTTAACAACGTGATTGACCGCGACATTGACATCAAGATGGAGAGAACCAGGAATCGAGTGCTGGTTAAAGGCCTCATTTCCGCGAAAGTAAGCCTGTGTTATGCCACTACGCTGGGTATTGCTGGCTTTGCGTTGCTCTATTTCGGTGCTAACCCGCTGGCCATGTGGCTGGCGGTAATGGGCTTCGTCGTATACGTCGGCATTTACAGCCTCTATATGAAGCGCAATTCGGTCTATGGCACGCTGATTGGTAGTCTTTCTGGCGCAGCGCCGCCGGTGATTGGCTACTGTGCAGTGACCAATGAGTTTGATGCTGGCGCGCTGATCCTTCTGGCAATCTTTAGCCTGTGGCAGATGCCGCACTCGTACGCGATTGCGATCTTCCGCTTCAAAGATTACCAGGCAGCGAACATTCCGGTTTTACCGGTAGTAAAAGGCATCTCCGTGGCAAAAAATCATATTACGCTCTACATTCTGGCGTTCATGATTGCTACCTTGATGCTGACGCTGGGCGGTTATGCTGGCTACAAATATCTGGTGGTTGCTGCGGCAGTAAGCGTGTGGTGGTTGGGCATGGCGTTATCAGGTTACAAAACCTCAAACGATCGCGTTTGGGCACGTAAACTGTTCGTCTTCTCTATCGTTGCCATCACCGCGCTGAGCGTGATGATGTCGGTTGATTCAATGGGACCGGCGTCAAAAGACCTGCTGACTTACGTGTGGTAATCAGCACCGCAACAGTATGACAAGGGCGCGATTTCGCGCCCTTTCTTTTGTTACCCTTACTTAAAAACTATTGTTTTACCCGCCCTGCCCCGCTCCTTAGAATGATTGCAGCACATTAACAGAGGTTGGAATGAACGATAATAAAATGACTCCAGTGGAGCTGCGCGCCACATGGGGCCTTGGCACTGTCTTTTCCCTGCGTATGCT
This window harbors:
- the cyoE gene encoding heme o synthase, whose translation is MIKQYLQVTKPGIIFGNLISVIGGFLLASKGSIDYALFLTSLVGVSLVVASGCVFNNVIDRDIDIKMERTRNRVLVKGLISAKVSLCYATTLGIAGFALLYFGANPLAMWLAVMGFVVYVGIYSLYMKRNSVYGTLIGSLSGAAPPVIGYCAVTNEFDAGALILLAIFSLWQMPHSYAIAIFRFKDYQAANIPVLPVVKGISVAKNHITLYILAFMIATLMLTLGGYAGYKYLVVAAAVSVWWLGMALSGYKTSNDRVWARKLFVFSIVAITALSVMMSVDSMGPASKDLLTYVW